A portion of the Zootoca vivipara chromosome 6, rZooViv1.1, whole genome shotgun sequence genome contains these proteins:
- the SFTPC gene encoding pulmonary surfactant-associated protein C isoform X1 yields MENNSKSSKDALMMEAPPVSLSPPGTEFLLLQDYMASPRLPGLPCKKLLIVVVVVVVIVLVVLAFGLMGLSITEKHTETVLQMTIQGLDGEGSPQHLSMSRKERLATFHVSRVNSSATVVYDYSNLLIGYRSWPGQSCYITRMKKENIQSLDAAVKVFQNIQPRPPASSLKENEEGTEGLPVPLADRSILGTTINILCSSVPIYWA; encoded by the exons ATGGAGAACAACAGCAAAAGTAGCAAGGATGCCCTGATGATGGAGGCACCCCCGGTGAGTCTTTCTCCACCTGGGACTGAGTTCCTGCTCCTGCAG GATTACATGGCCTCCCCCCGGCTCCCCGGACTGCCTTGCAAGAAGCTCTTGAtcgtggttgtggtggtggtggtgatcgtTTTGGTTGTTCTGGCTTTTGGGCTGATGGGTCTGAGTATCACGGAGAAGCACACGGAGACT GTCCTACAAATGACCATCCAAGGCCTGGATGGGGAGGGCTCCCCACAGCATCTTTCCATGAGCAGGAAGGAGAGACTGGCCACCTTCCATGTCAGCAGGGTCAATTCTTCGGCCACCGTGGTGTATGACTACAGCAAC CTCCTGATTGGCTACAGATCTTGGCCAGGACAGTCCTGCTACATCACCAGAATGAAGAAGGAAAACATCCAGAGCCTGGATGCTGCTGTCAAGGTGTTCCAGAACATTCAG CCCAGGCCTCCGGCGTCATCCCTCAAAGAGAACGAGGAGGGAACAGAAGGGCTCCCAGTGCCGCTGGCTGACCGTTCTATCCTGGGTACCACCATCAACATCCTCTGTAGCAGCGTCCCCATCTACTGGGCTTAG
- the SFTPC gene encoding pulmonary surfactant-associated protein C isoform X2, giving the protein MENNSKSSKDALMMEAPPDYMASPRLPGLPCKKLLIVVVVVVVIVLVVLAFGLMGLSITEKHTETVLQMTIQGLDGEGSPQHLSMSRKERLATFHVSRVNSSATVVYDYSNLLIGYRSWPGQSCYITRMKKENIQSLDAAVKVFQNIQPRPPASSLKENEEGTEGLPVPLADRSILGTTINILCSSVPIYWA; this is encoded by the exons ATGGAGAACAACAGCAAAAGTAGCAAGGATGCCCTGATGATGGAGGCACCCCCG GATTACATGGCCTCCCCCCGGCTCCCCGGACTGCCTTGCAAGAAGCTCTTGAtcgtggttgtggtggtggtggtgatcgtTTTGGTTGTTCTGGCTTTTGGGCTGATGGGTCTGAGTATCACGGAGAAGCACACGGAGACT GTCCTACAAATGACCATCCAAGGCCTGGATGGGGAGGGCTCCCCACAGCATCTTTCCATGAGCAGGAAGGAGAGACTGGCCACCTTCCATGTCAGCAGGGTCAATTCTTCGGCCACCGTGGTGTATGACTACAGCAAC CTCCTGATTGGCTACAGATCTTGGCCAGGACAGTCCTGCTACATCACCAGAATGAAGAAGGAAAACATCCAGAGCCTGGATGCTGCTGTCAAGGTGTTCCAGAACATTCAG CCCAGGCCTCCGGCGTCATCCCTCAAAGAGAACGAGGAGGGAACAGAAGGGCTCCCAGTGCCGCTGGCTGACCGTTCTATCCTGGGTACCACCATCAACATCCTCTGTAGCAGCGTCCCCATCTACTGGGCTTAG